In a single window of the Zea mays cultivar B73 chromosome 5, Zm-B73-REFERENCE-NAM-5.0, whole genome shotgun sequence genome:
- the LOC118472062 gene encoding uncharacterized protein has protein sequence MAEPYNLAPHGVPSCHKEICNKPGDESSESYNSFSGASSGSLCSSASNVSDDATSSPPGHRSEPSSASSSTLHLDAEGPLYELSSLLDELPIRKGLSNYYQGKAQSFTSISDATSVQDLAKKVSYSKRMRASKSYSVGLDMNQRTIIVSRPCNKMIAKRPSNGSFARVMPGTSNTSNLNISTKSYAHQNKRVATHIDL, from the exons ATGGCAGAGCCTTACAACTTAGCACCTCATGGAGTACCCTCGTGTCACAAGGAGATTTGCAATAAACCAGGTGACGAAAGCTCCGAGTCTTACAATTCCTTCTCGGGCGCGTCCAGTGGGTCCTTGTGCTCATCAGCTTCCAACGTGTCTGATGATGCAACTTCTTCCCCACCTGGCCATCGCTCTGAGCCATCCTCAGCATCTTCGAGCACGTTGCATCTGGACGCCGAGGGTCCCCTGTATGAGTTATCCTCGCTGCTAGATGAGCTTCCAATCAG GAAAGGGCTGTCCAATTACTACCAAGGGAAGGCCCAATCATTCACGTCTATATCTGATGCTACAAGTGTTCAAGACCTTGCAAAGAAAGTTTCATACAGTAAGAGGATGAGAGCAAGCAAAAGCTATTCAGTAGGATTAGACATGAACCAACGGACAATCATTGTATCAAGGCCGTGCAACAAGATGATAGCAAAGAGGCCCTCAAATGGTTCATTTGCTAGAGTAATGCCAGGAACTAGCAACACCAGCAATTTGAACATCAGCACTAAATCATATGCCCACCAGAACAAGAGAGTTGCAACACATATTGATCTGTAA
- the LOC103627072 gene encoding endoribonuclease YBEY, chloroplastic isoform X2 has protein sequence MVRLHQLLSRTLASHQILASATSSVRSTPRLLLPLRLPPPAPPPHGRTLLPIIVAASRQYASSTFGRRGRSTRPPMLLRRKRARSPTRKGPGELRVQIGIEEALPDDPGILSIAETLRTDVGKAVKLALNDLEGSDYMTRDPSICNVDKYASIEVSVLLCDDDFIRKLNKEWRDEDHATDVLSMSQHIPELDIPILQLGDIVISVDTARRQAEERGHTLVDEIRILMVHGLLHLLGFDHEVSKVAEEEMEKEEEHILNTLEWRGKGLIKSAYDIATVMEHLQNSVEADSNIEKVILQEKHQPKLSHIICDIDGTIMDYEGGLHEKSIGSLREAIATGVNVIMVTGKSRASTIRTFKLLDFREKGDFISETSPGVFLQGSLIYGRDGKKVHRAELDLDVCKEALLYSLKHRIPLVAYCEEQCLTLFEHPFVELLHTVHNENKVKVMHSIEDLLEYSSIQKLLLFDSTKEDSSVLRQHFSELSRGKAHVIKMHSNTIDIVPLNTSKGGGLRILLDHLGITKDRG, from the exons ATGGTGCGCCTCCATCAGCTCCTCTCTCGCACGCTTGCATCTCACCAAATCCTCGCTTCTGCCACCTCCAGCGTCCGCTCCACCCCGCGGCTGCTTCTCCCTCTCCGGTTGCCGCCGCCTGCTCCTCCTCCCCATGGCCGTACTCTGCTTCCCATCATCGTAGCCGCGTCGCGTCAATACGCCTCGTCGACCTTCGGGAGGCGAGggcgctcgacgcggccgccgatgTTGCTGAGGCGCAAGAGAGCCAGGAGTCCGACGCGGAAGGGCCCTGGCGAGCTCCGCGTGCAAATTGGCATAGAGGAGGCCCTTCCCGACGACCCTGGAATCCTG AGCATTGCAGAAACTCTTCGGACGGATGTTGGGAAGGCAGTGAAGCTGGCCCTCAACGACCTTGAAGGCTCGGATTACATGACCAGAGATCCTTCTATATGCAATGTGGACAAGTATGCTAGCATTGAGGTCTCTGTGTTGCTTTGTGATGATGATTTCATCAGGAAGCTCAACAAAGAATGGAGGGATGAGGATCATGCTACTGATGTTCTGTCAATGTCTCAGCATATCCCAGAGCTTGATATTCCCATT CTGCAGTTGGGTGACATAGTAATTTCTGTTGACACAGCTCGACGGCAAGCAGAAGAAAGGGGACACACACTTGTTGATGAGATAAGAATCCTCATG GTGCATGGGCTATTGCATTTATTGGGCTTTGACCATGAAGTCAGCAAGGTGGCTGAAGAAGAGATGGAGAAGGAAGAAGAACATATTTTAAATACTCTTGAATGGAGAGGAAAGGGATTAATTAAGAGTGCTTATGATATTGCTACTGTTATGGAACATTTACAAAATTCTGTTG AGGCTGATAGCAATATAGAGAAAGTGATCCTACAAGAGAAACATCAACCCAAACTAAGCCATATCATCTGTGATATAGATG GTACTATCATGGATTATGAAGGTGGTCTGCATGAAAAATCAATAGGATCTTTGAGAGAGGCAATTGCAACAGGAGTAAATGTTATCATGGTTACTGGAAAG AGTCGGGCTTCCACTATTAGAACCTTCAAGCTTCTTGATTTCCGCGAAAAAGGTGATTTTATTTCAGAGACTTCACCTGGTGTATTTTTGCAG GGTTCACTTATCTATGGAAGGGATGGCAAAAAAGTTCATAGAGCAGAATTGGATTTAGATGTCTGCAAGGAG GCATTGCTGTACTCCTTGAAGCATAGAATTCCTCTTGTTGCGTACTGTGAGGAACAATGTCTAACATTGTTTGAACACCCATTTGTTGAATTGTTGCACACTGTACATAATGAAAACAAG GTAAAAGTGATGCATTCAATTGAGGACCTTTTGGAATATTCATCTATTCAG AAATTACTTCTTTTTGATAGTACCAAAGAGGATTCATCTGTCCTAAGGCAGCATTTTTCAGAACTGAGCAGAGGGAAAGCACATGTTATCAAAATGCATTCAAATACAATTGATATTGTTCCCCTCAATACTTCAAAAGGTGGTGGTTTAAGAATTCTACTTGATCATCTTGGAATAACAAAAGAT CGAGGATAA
- the LOC103627072 gene encoding endoribonuclease YBEY, chloroplastic isoform X1, whose protein sequence is MVRLHQLLSRTLASHQILASATSSVRSTPRLLLPLRLPPPAPPPHGRTLLPIIVAASRQYASSTFGRRGRSTRPPMLLRRKRARSPTRKGPGELRVQIGIEEALPDDPGILSIAETLRTDVGKAVKLALNDLEGSDYMTRDPSICNVDKYASIEVSVLLCDDDFIRKLNKEWRDEDHATDVLSMSQHIPELDIPILQLGDIVISVDTARRQAEERGHTLVDEIRILMVHGLLHLLGFDHEVSKVAEEEMEKEEEHILNTLEWRGKGLIKSAYDIATVMEHLQNSVEADSNIEKVILQEKHQPKLSHIICDIDGTIMDYEGGLHEKSIGSLREAIATGVNVIMVTGKSRASTIRTFKLLDFREKGDFISETSPGVFLQGSLIYGRDGKKVHRAELDLDVCKEALLYSLKHRIPLVAYCEEQCLTLFEHPFVELLHTVHNENKVKVMHSIEDLLEYSSIQKLLLFDSTKEDSSVLRQHFSELSRGKAHVIKMHSNTIDIVPLNTSKGGGLRILLDHLGITKDCDLDSIGDYTRWLSNK, encoded by the exons ATGGTGCGCCTCCATCAGCTCCTCTCTCGCACGCTTGCATCTCACCAAATCCTCGCTTCTGCCACCTCCAGCGTCCGCTCCACCCCGCGGCTGCTTCTCCCTCTCCGGTTGCCGCCGCCTGCTCCTCCTCCCCATGGCCGTACTCTGCTTCCCATCATCGTAGCCGCGTCGCGTCAATACGCCTCGTCGACCTTCGGGAGGCGAGggcgctcgacgcggccgccgatgTTGCTGAGGCGCAAGAGAGCCAGGAGTCCGACGCGGAAGGGCCCTGGCGAGCTCCGCGTGCAAATTGGCATAGAGGAGGCCCTTCCCGACGACCCTGGAATCCTG AGCATTGCAGAAACTCTTCGGACGGATGTTGGGAAGGCAGTGAAGCTGGCCCTCAACGACCTTGAAGGCTCGGATTACATGACCAGAGATCCTTCTATATGCAATGTGGACAAGTATGCTAGCATTGAGGTCTCTGTGTTGCTTTGTGATGATGATTTCATCAGGAAGCTCAACAAAGAATGGAGGGATGAGGATCATGCTACTGATGTTCTGTCAATGTCTCAGCATATCCCAGAGCTTGATATTCCCATT CTGCAGTTGGGTGACATAGTAATTTCTGTTGACACAGCTCGACGGCAAGCAGAAGAAAGGGGACACACACTTGTTGATGAGATAAGAATCCTCATG GTGCATGGGCTATTGCATTTATTGGGCTTTGACCATGAAGTCAGCAAGGTGGCTGAAGAAGAGATGGAGAAGGAAGAAGAACATATTTTAAATACTCTTGAATGGAGAGGAAAGGGATTAATTAAGAGTGCTTATGATATTGCTACTGTTATGGAACATTTACAAAATTCTGTTG AGGCTGATAGCAATATAGAGAAAGTGATCCTACAAGAGAAACATCAACCCAAACTAAGCCATATCATCTGTGATATAGATG GTACTATCATGGATTATGAAGGTGGTCTGCATGAAAAATCAATAGGATCTTTGAGAGAGGCAATTGCAACAGGAGTAAATGTTATCATGGTTACTGGAAAG AGTCGGGCTTCCACTATTAGAACCTTCAAGCTTCTTGATTTCCGCGAAAAAGGTGATTTTATTTCAGAGACTTCACCTGGTGTATTTTTGCAG GGTTCACTTATCTATGGAAGGGATGGCAAAAAAGTTCATAGAGCAGAATTGGATTTAGATGTCTGCAAGGAG GCATTGCTGTACTCCTTGAAGCATAGAATTCCTCTTGTTGCGTACTGTGAGGAACAATGTCTAACATTGTTTGAACACCCATTTGTTGAATTGTTGCACACTGTACATAATGAAAACAAG GTAAAAGTGATGCATTCAATTGAGGACCTTTTGGAATATTCATCTATTCAG AAATTACTTCTTTTTGATAGTACCAAAGAGGATTCATCTGTCCTAAGGCAGCATTTTTCAGAACTGAGCAGAGGGAAAGCACATGTTATCAAAATGCATTCAAATACAATTGATATTGTTCCCCTCAATACTTCAAAAGGTGGTGGTTTAAGAATTCTACTTGATCATCTTGGAATAACAAAAGAT TGCGATCTTGATTCTATTGGAGACTATACCAGATGGCTAAGCAATAAATGA
- the LOC103627072 gene encoding endoribonuclease YBEY, chloroplastic isoform X3, which yields MVRLHQLLSRTLASHQILASATSSVRSTPRLLLPLRLPPPAPPPHGRTLLPIIVAASRQYASSTFGRRGRSTRPPMLLRRKRARSPTRKGPGELRVQIGIEEALPDDPGILSIAETLRTDVGKAVKLALNDLEGSDYMTRDPSICNVDKYASIEVSVLLCDDDFIRKLNKEWRDEDHATDVLSMSQHIPELDIPILQLGDIVISVDTARRQAEERGHTLVDEIRILMVHGLLHLLGFDHEVSKVAEEEMEKEEEHILNTLEWRGKGLIKSAYDIATVMEHLQNSVEADSNIEKVILQEKHQPKLSHIICDIDGTIMDYEGGLHEKSIGSLREAIATGVNVIMVTGKGSLIYGRDGKKVHRAELDLDVCKEALLYSLKHRIPLVAYCEEQCLTLFEHPFVELLHTVHNENKVKVMHSIEDLLEYSSIQKLLLFDSTKEDSSVLRQHFSELSRGKAHVIKMHSNTIDIVPLNTSKGGGLRILLDHLGITKDCDLDSIGDYTRWLSNK from the exons ATGGTGCGCCTCCATCAGCTCCTCTCTCGCACGCTTGCATCTCACCAAATCCTCGCTTCTGCCACCTCCAGCGTCCGCTCCACCCCGCGGCTGCTTCTCCCTCTCCGGTTGCCGCCGCCTGCTCCTCCTCCCCATGGCCGTACTCTGCTTCCCATCATCGTAGCCGCGTCGCGTCAATACGCCTCGTCGACCTTCGGGAGGCGAGggcgctcgacgcggccgccgatgTTGCTGAGGCGCAAGAGAGCCAGGAGTCCGACGCGGAAGGGCCCTGGCGAGCTCCGCGTGCAAATTGGCATAGAGGAGGCCCTTCCCGACGACCCTGGAATCCTG AGCATTGCAGAAACTCTTCGGACGGATGTTGGGAAGGCAGTGAAGCTGGCCCTCAACGACCTTGAAGGCTCGGATTACATGACCAGAGATCCTTCTATATGCAATGTGGACAAGTATGCTAGCATTGAGGTCTCTGTGTTGCTTTGTGATGATGATTTCATCAGGAAGCTCAACAAAGAATGGAGGGATGAGGATCATGCTACTGATGTTCTGTCAATGTCTCAGCATATCCCAGAGCTTGATATTCCCATT CTGCAGTTGGGTGACATAGTAATTTCTGTTGACACAGCTCGACGGCAAGCAGAAGAAAGGGGACACACACTTGTTGATGAGATAAGAATCCTCATG GTGCATGGGCTATTGCATTTATTGGGCTTTGACCATGAAGTCAGCAAGGTGGCTGAAGAAGAGATGGAGAAGGAAGAAGAACATATTTTAAATACTCTTGAATGGAGAGGAAAGGGATTAATTAAGAGTGCTTATGATATTGCTACTGTTATGGAACATTTACAAAATTCTGTTG AGGCTGATAGCAATATAGAGAAAGTGATCCTACAAGAGAAACATCAACCCAAACTAAGCCATATCATCTGTGATATAGATG GTACTATCATGGATTATGAAGGTGGTCTGCATGAAAAATCAATAGGATCTTTGAGAGAGGCAATTGCAACAGGAGTAAATGTTATCATGGTTACTGGAAAG GGTTCACTTATCTATGGAAGGGATGGCAAAAAAGTTCATAGAGCAGAATTGGATTTAGATGTCTGCAAGGAG GCATTGCTGTACTCCTTGAAGCATAGAATTCCTCTTGTTGCGTACTGTGAGGAACAATGTCTAACATTGTTTGAACACCCATTTGTTGAATTGTTGCACACTGTACATAATGAAAACAAG GTAAAAGTGATGCATTCAATTGAGGACCTTTTGGAATATTCATCTATTCAG AAATTACTTCTTTTTGATAGTACCAAAGAGGATTCATCTGTCCTAAGGCAGCATTTTTCAGAACTGAGCAGAGGGAAAGCACATGTTATCAAAATGCATTCAAATACAATTGATATTGTTCCCCTCAATACTTCAAAAGGTGGTGGTTTAAGAATTCTACTTGATCATCTTGGAATAACAAAAGAT TGCGATCTTGATTCTATTGGAGACTATACCAGATGGCTAAGCAATAAATGA
- the LOC103627072 gene encoding endoribonuclease YBEY, chloroplastic isoform X4: MVRLHQLLSRTLASHQILASATSSVRSTPRLLLPLRLPPPAPPPHGRTLLPIIVAASRQYASSTFGRRGRSTRPPMLLRRKRARSPTRKGPGELRVQIGIEEALPDDPGILSIAETLRTDVGKAVKLALNDLEGSDYMTRDPSICNVDKYASIEVSVLLCDDDFIRKLNKEWRDEDHATDVLSMSQHIPELDIPILQLGDIVISVDTARRQAEERGHTLVDEIRILMVHGLLHLLGFDHEVSKVAEEEMEKEEEHILNTLEWRGKGLIKSAYDIATVMEHLQNSVEADSNIEKVILQEKHQPKLSHIICDIDGTIMDYEGGLHEKSIGSLREAIATGVNVIMVTGKSRASTIRTFKLLDFREKGDFISETSPGVFLQGSLIYGRDGKKVHRAELDLDVCKEALLYSLKHRIPLVAYCEEQCLTLFEHPFVELLHTVHNENKVKVMHSIEDLLEYSSIQYQRGFICPKAAFFRTEQRESTCYQNAFKYN, from the exons ATGGTGCGCCTCCATCAGCTCCTCTCTCGCACGCTTGCATCTCACCAAATCCTCGCTTCTGCCACCTCCAGCGTCCGCTCCACCCCGCGGCTGCTTCTCCCTCTCCGGTTGCCGCCGCCTGCTCCTCCTCCCCATGGCCGTACTCTGCTTCCCATCATCGTAGCCGCGTCGCGTCAATACGCCTCGTCGACCTTCGGGAGGCGAGggcgctcgacgcggccgccgatgTTGCTGAGGCGCAAGAGAGCCAGGAGTCCGACGCGGAAGGGCCCTGGCGAGCTCCGCGTGCAAATTGGCATAGAGGAGGCCCTTCCCGACGACCCTGGAATCCTG AGCATTGCAGAAACTCTTCGGACGGATGTTGGGAAGGCAGTGAAGCTGGCCCTCAACGACCTTGAAGGCTCGGATTACATGACCAGAGATCCTTCTATATGCAATGTGGACAAGTATGCTAGCATTGAGGTCTCTGTGTTGCTTTGTGATGATGATTTCATCAGGAAGCTCAACAAAGAATGGAGGGATGAGGATCATGCTACTGATGTTCTGTCAATGTCTCAGCATATCCCAGAGCTTGATATTCCCATT CTGCAGTTGGGTGACATAGTAATTTCTGTTGACACAGCTCGACGGCAAGCAGAAGAAAGGGGACACACACTTGTTGATGAGATAAGAATCCTCATG GTGCATGGGCTATTGCATTTATTGGGCTTTGACCATGAAGTCAGCAAGGTGGCTGAAGAAGAGATGGAGAAGGAAGAAGAACATATTTTAAATACTCTTGAATGGAGAGGAAAGGGATTAATTAAGAGTGCTTATGATATTGCTACTGTTATGGAACATTTACAAAATTCTGTTG AGGCTGATAGCAATATAGAGAAAGTGATCCTACAAGAGAAACATCAACCCAAACTAAGCCATATCATCTGTGATATAGATG GTACTATCATGGATTATGAAGGTGGTCTGCATGAAAAATCAATAGGATCTTTGAGAGAGGCAATTGCAACAGGAGTAAATGTTATCATGGTTACTGGAAAG AGTCGGGCTTCCACTATTAGAACCTTCAAGCTTCTTGATTTCCGCGAAAAAGGTGATTTTATTTCAGAGACTTCACCTGGTGTATTTTTGCAG GGTTCACTTATCTATGGAAGGGATGGCAAAAAAGTTCATAGAGCAGAATTGGATTTAGATGTCTGCAAGGAG GCATTGCTGTACTCCTTGAAGCATAGAATTCCTCTTGTTGCGTACTGTGAGGAACAATGTCTAACATTGTTTGAACACCCATTTGTTGAATTGTTGCACACTGTACATAATGAAAACAAG GTAAAAGTGATGCATTCAATTGAGGACCTTTTGGAATATTCATCTATTCAG TACCAAAGAGGATTCATCTGTCCTAAGGCAGCATTTTTCAGAACTGAGCAGAGGGAAAGCACATGTTATCAAAATGCATTCAAATACAATTGA